From one Synechocystis sp. PCC 6803 substr. PCC-P genomic stretch:
- a CDS encoding site-2 protease family protein, with the protein MLSLSLGGQFMNNNIRVGSLFGIPFYVNPSWFLILGLVTLSYGQDLARFPQLSGGTPWILGLITALLLFASVVAHELGHSLVALAQGIEVKSITLFLFGGLASLEKESNTPWQAFAVAIAGPAVSLVLFLGLTIVGTQIPLPVPGQAIIGLLGMINLALALFNLIPGLPLDGGNVLKSIVWQITGNQNKGILIASRVGQGFGWLAIAIGSLGILNILPIGSFWTILIGWFLLQNAGSSARNAQVKEQMEAFTAEDAVIPNSPIIPAGLNIREFANDYVIGKTPWRRFLVIGADNQLLGVLATEDIKHVPTSDWPQVTVDSLMQYPQQMVTVNANQSLFEVAQLLDQQKLSELLVVQPSGEVVGLLEKASIIKCLQTSAA; encoded by the coding sequence ATGTTAAGCCTCAGTTTAGGGGGGCAGTTTATGAACAACAATATCCGCGTCGGCAGTCTGTTTGGCATTCCTTTTTACGTCAACCCATCCTGGTTTTTAATTTTAGGATTGGTGACCCTGAGCTATGGCCAAGACTTAGCCCGCTTTCCCCAACTTTCCGGTGGCACACCCTGGATTTTGGGGTTAATTACAGCTTTACTCCTCTTTGCTTCCGTTGTCGCCCACGAGTTGGGCCATAGTTTGGTTGCCTTAGCCCAGGGCATTGAAGTTAAATCCATCACTCTGTTTTTGTTCGGTGGTCTAGCGAGTTTAGAAAAGGAATCCAACACTCCCTGGCAAGCTTTTGCGGTGGCGATCGCCGGGCCGGCGGTGAGTTTAGTGCTCTTTTTGGGTTTAACCATAGTTGGTACCCAAATCCCCCTACCTGTGCCGGGGCAGGCCATCATTGGTTTATTGGGCATGATCAACCTCGCCCTGGCATTGTTTAACCTCATTCCTGGTTTACCTTTGGACGGCGGCAATGTGCTCAAATCCATTGTGTGGCAAATCACGGGCAATCAAAACAAAGGTATTCTCATTGCTAGTCGGGTGGGCCAGGGTTTCGGTTGGTTGGCGATCGCCATTGGTAGCTTAGGTATTTTAAATATTCTGCCCATCGGTAGCTTCTGGACCATTTTGATCGGTTGGTTCCTGTTACAAAATGCTGGTTCCTCCGCCCGCAACGCCCAGGTCAAAGAGCAAATGGAAGCCTTTACTGCTGAAGATGCGGTTATTCCCAACAGCCCCATTATTCCTGCCGGGTTAAATATTCGGGAATTTGCTAACGATTATGTGATTGGTAAAACCCCCTGGCGACGGTTCTTGGTTATTGGTGCCGACAATCAACTGTTAGGTGTACTTGCTACGGAAGACATCAAACACGTCCCCACTTCCGATTGGCCCCAGGTCACAGTGGATAGCTTGATGCAGTATCCCCAACAGATGGTCACCGTTAACGCCAATCAATCTTTGTTTGAAGTGGCCCAGTTGTTAGATCAACAGAAACTGTCGGAACTTTTGGTGGTGCAACCTTCGGGAGAAGTGGTGGGATTATTGGAAAAAGCTTCCATCATCAAATGTCTGCAAACCTCCGCCGCCTAG
- a CDS encoding YggS family pyridoxal phosphate-dependent enzyme gives MFSPSVYSEIIATLPPSVRLVAVTKTKAIADIEAAYGAGIRDFAESRIQEALPKIEALANYQDINWHFIGRLQSNKARKVVENFTYIHSVDNLAIAVKLDRIAEELNKFPQGLLQIKLLPDENKSGWTREELKLDLPQLELLKNLKICGLMTILPLGLSPGDRQLTFGELKNLATAINQQSSLSLTELSMGMSGDYPEAIAAGATMIRLGTILFGDRL, from the coding sequence ATGTTTTCCCCCAGCGTTTACTCAGAAATTATCGCTACCCTCCCCCCCAGTGTACGGTTGGTGGCGGTAACCAAAACCAAGGCGATCGCCGACATCGAAGCGGCCTACGGAGCGGGCATCCGGGATTTTGCCGAAAGTCGCATCCAAGAAGCTTTACCAAAAATCGAAGCTTTAGCAAATTACCAAGATATTAACTGGCATTTTATCGGACGTTTACAGAGTAACAAGGCCCGCAAAGTGGTGGAAAATTTTACCTATATCCATTCCGTTGATAATTTGGCGATCGCCGTCAAACTAGACCGCATTGCTGAGGAGTTGAACAAATTTCCCCAGGGATTATTACAAATCAAGTTACTGCCGGACGAGAATAAATCCGGTTGGACAAGGGAAGAATTAAAGCTGGATTTGCCCCAACTGGAGCTATTAAAAAATCTAAAAATTTGTGGCTTAATGACTATTTTACCCCTGGGTCTTTCCCCTGGCGATCGCCAACTAACCTTTGGGGAACTAAAAAATCTGGCCACAGCCATCAACCAACAATCTAGCCTGTCATTAACGGAACTATCCATGGGCATGTCCGGAGATTACCCAGAAGCCATTGCCGCCGGAGCTACCATGATCCGCTTGGGTACCATTCTCTTTGGCGATCGACTCTAA
- a CDS encoding type II toxin-antitoxin system VapC family toxin codes for MKLLLDTQCWLWWFTEPEKLNEDAISQIIDETNEIWLSVASIWEMSIKTSIGKLPLPENIDDYILSRMVKLGAEFLDIKTRHALQVATLPLHHRDPFDRIIIAQAQTENMLLISADSMFKNYGVSLLWAGV; via the coding sequence GTGAAACTTTTGTTGGATACCCAGTGCTGGTTATGGTGGTTTACTGAGCCGGAAAAATTGAACGAAGATGCAATTTCCCAGATCATAGATGAGACAAACGAAATATGGCTTTCTGTTGCCAGTATTTGGGAAATGTCAATTAAGACTTCCATCGGTAAACTGCCCTTGCCAGAAAATATTGACGACTACATTCTCAGTCGCATGGTGAAATTGGGTGCTGAGTTCCTGGACATTAAAACCCGCCATGCCCTGCAAGTTGCGACATTGCCCCTACATCACCGTGATCCGTTTGACAGAATTATCATTGCCCAGGCACAAACAGAAAATATGCTGCTAATTAGTGCAGATTCAATGTTTAAAAATTATGGAGTCTCTTTGTTATGGGCGGGAGTATAG
- a CDS encoding type II toxin-antitoxin system Phd/YefM family antitoxin, producing MIGVSVNPEKLGSTMETVNVDQIEINLPELLYSIKPGEEVIVADQGIPIAKLVPLQRQKSVDRCSSLGVDRGLFVVPDDFNDPLPNDIWPLS from the coding sequence ATGATCGGAGTTAGCGTTAATCCAGAGAAACTAGGATCCACTATGGAGACCGTCAATGTTGACCAAATAGAAATCAATCTTCCTGAGCTTTTGTACAGTATCAAACCAGGGGAAGAAGTCATCGTTGCTGACCAGGGTATTCCCATTGCTAAGTTGGTTCCTCTGCAAAGGCAAAAATCCGTGGATCGATGCTCCAGCTTAGGGGTAGATCGAGGATTATTTGTAGTGCCAGATGACTTTAACGATCCTTTACCAAATGATATTTGGCCATTATCTTGA
- a CDS encoding FIST N-terminal domain-containing protein produces MVVYASPTFGQGFWLPLPSRRAPHYFISPMTHSLRWVNALSTRPSLERALDEAIAKVGGQGQWDLAIIFLSSSFASDAARLMPLVQEKLSVPNLIGCLGGGIIGMENNATVQEVEGEVALSLTVAQLPGVTVTPFYVHGEGMPDLDAPPQSWVDLMGVDPASGADFIILADPMTGGITDFLAGLDFAYPQATKVGGLASGENVAMGGSLFLQSSDHPAGRYGDGFIGVALAGNIRLGSVVAQGCRPIGEPFVVNQGQRNIITEIQGKDADSGTVVLETPLASLQKLIPTLSPKDQELAQSSLFVGVASDEFKLTLQPGDFLIRNLLGVDPRQGAIAIGDRVRKGQRLQFHLRDRETSADDLQILLRHYTEGEANQSSSTAIGALMFSCLGRGYGLYGTPNFDSQMFGQYFPGVALGGFFCNGEIGQVGAQTFLHGYTSAFAIVHRAS; encoded by the coding sequence ATGGTAGTCTACGCCAGTCCTACTTTTGGGCAAGGTTTTTGGTTACCTTTGCCATCCCGTCGAGCACCTCATTACTTTATTTCTCCTATGACACATTCTCTGCGGTGGGTTAATGCTCTTTCTACCAGACCATCCCTGGAGAGGGCATTGGATGAGGCGATCGCCAAGGTGGGGGGTCAGGGACAATGGGACTTGGCGATTATCTTCCTTTCCTCCAGCTTTGCCAGCGATGCGGCCCGGTTAATGCCCCTAGTGCAAGAAAAGTTGTCAGTACCGAATTTAATCGGTTGCTTGGGGGGCGGCATTATTGGCATGGAAAACAATGCCACAGTGCAGGAAGTAGAAGGAGAAGTGGCATTGAGCTTAACGGTGGCCCAATTGCCAGGGGTGACGGTGACGCCATTCTATGTCCATGGGGAAGGAATGCCCGATTTAGACGCACCGCCCCAAAGTTGGGTGGATTTAATGGGGGTTGATCCGGCCAGTGGCGCAGATTTTATTATTCTGGCCGACCCGATGACTGGGGGCATCACAGACTTTTTAGCCGGGTTGGATTTTGCCTATCCCCAAGCAACAAAAGTGGGTGGCTTAGCCAGTGGGGAAAATGTGGCCATGGGGGGCAGTTTATTTTTGCAATCTTCTGATCATCCCGCTGGCCGTTATGGAGATGGTTTTATCGGCGTAGCCTTAGCGGGCAATATTCGCCTCGGTAGTGTGGTGGCCCAGGGCTGTCGGCCTATTGGCGAACCCTTTGTGGTTAACCAGGGGCAGAGAAATATCATTACAGAAATCCAAGGTAAGGATGCAGACAGTGGCACGGTGGTGTTGGAAACGCCCCTGGCTAGCCTGCAGAAACTGATTCCCACCCTCAGTCCCAAAGATCAGGAATTGGCCCAAAGTTCCCTTTTTGTGGGGGTGGCCAGCGATGAATTTAAATTAACTCTGCAACCGGGGGATTTTCTCATTCGCAACTTACTGGGGGTGGATCCCCGCCAAGGGGCGATCGCCATTGGAGACCGGGTGAGAAAGGGGCAAAGGTTACAATTCCATTTGCGGGACCGGGAAACTTCCGCCGACGACTTACAAATTCTTTTGCGCCATTACACCGAAGGAGAGGCTAATCAATCTTCTTCTACGGCGATCGGGGCATTGATGTTTTCCTGTTTGGGCAGAGGCTATGGCCTGTATGGTACCCCCAATTTTGATAGCCAGATGTTTGGGCAATATTTTCCTGGAGTAGCCCTGGGTGGTTTCTTTTGTAATGGAGAAATTGGCCAGGTGGGTGCTCAGACCTTTTTACACGGTTACACTTCCGCCTTTGCCATTGTCCACAGAGCTAGTTAA